The genomic stretch AACATTGCTAATCCAGTGGCGCAAATTTTATCAGCCGCATTAATGCTTCGTTATAGTTTAAATGAAGAAGCGGCTGCGCAAGATATTGAAAAAGCGGTATCTCAAGCCCTAGAAGCCGGAGAGCTAACGGGTGATTTAGCCGGAGATAAAGCTGCACTTTCGACCTCAGAAATGGGTGACAAGATCGCGCAGTATATCCTTAACTCCCCAGCCATTAATCGCTAAACACGAGCAGGTAGAGCAATGTCTATAAAACAAACTACAGCCAAAACGCTATATGAAAAAGTCTACGATGCTCATGTCGCAGTCGCCGCGGAAGGTGAAACACCTATCCTTTATATTGATCGTCATTTAGTACATGAAGTGACTTCCCCTCAAGCCTTTGATGGTTTACGCGAAAAAGGCCGGCCGGTACGCCAAGTGAGCAAAACCTTCGCGACTATGGATCACAACGTCTCCACCACCACCAAAGACATTAATGCTTCGGGTGAAATGGCGCGCATTCAAATGCAAACTCTGATGCAAAACTGCTTAGAGTTTGGTGTGACACTTTACGATCTAAACCATAAATATCAAGGCATTGTACATGTAATGGGGCCTGAACTTGGTATTACTCTACCAGGCATGACCATTGTTTGTGGGGATTCGCACACCGCCACTCACGGCGCATTTGGTTCATTAGCCTTTGGTATTGGCACCTCGGAAGTCGAACATGTATTAGCCACTCAAACGCTGAAACAAGCCAAAGCTAAAACAATGAAAATTGAAGTCAAAGGCAAAGTGGCTGATGGCATTACCGCCAAAGACATCGTGCTAGCCATTATTGGCAAAACCACGGCAGCGGGTGGCACCGGTTATGTGGTCGAGTTTTGTGGTGAAGCGATTACCGATCTTTCGATGGAAGGCCGCATGACGGTATGTAACATGGCGATCGAACTTGGCGCTAAAGCCGGCCTTATCGCTCCCGATCAAACCACTTTCGATTATATTAAACAGCGTAAATTTGCTCCCAAAGGCGGCGATTATGACTCGGCGGTTGAATATTGGAAAACGCTGCAATCTGATGATGACGCTCAATTTGACGCTGTCGTTACGTTAAACGCGGCAGACATTACTCCACAAGTCACTTGGGGTACCAACCCTGGTCAAGTGATGTCAGTCGATGGGGTTATTCCTGCACCAGAAAGTTTCGCTG from Vibrio algicola encodes the following:
- the leuC gene encoding 3-isopropylmalate dehydratase large subunit; the protein is MSIKQTTAKTLYEKVYDAHVAVAAEGETPILYIDRHLVHEVTSPQAFDGLREKGRPVRQVSKTFATMDHNVSTTTKDINASGEMARIQMQTLMQNCLEFGVTLYDLNHKYQGIVHVMGPELGITLPGMTIVCGDSHTATHGAFGSLAFGIGTSEVEHVLATQTLKQAKAKTMKIEVKGKVADGITAKDIVLAIIGKTTAAGGTGYVVEFCGEAITDLSMEGRMTVCNMAIELGAKAGLIAPDQTTFDYIKQRKFAPKGGDYDSAVEYWKTLQSDDDAQFDAVVTLNAADITPQVTWGTNPGQVMSVDGVIPAPESFADPVEQSSAKKALAYMGLEAGKKLSDYPVDKVFVGSCTNSRIEDMRAAAAVVSASNGKKVAANVQALIVPGSEQVKAQAEAEGLDKIFIDAGFEWRLPGCSMCLAMNNDRLGPQERCASTSNRNFEGRQGRDGRTHLVSPAMAAAAAIAGHFVDIRSFELAFAEQAQ